The following are encoded together in the Macrobrachium nipponense isolate FS-2020 chromosome 14, ASM1510439v2, whole genome shotgun sequence genome:
- the LOC135226035 gene encoding uncharacterized protein LOC135226035 — MISSHYDDRMLIFATQNNLSLLEKSANLQVDGTFKTVPQLFEQLYAVHAVKNNYTIPVVYALLPDKRAETYRRLFAQIKSMVPNLQVSTITSDIELAAITAVKEEFNTASHYGCLFHLGQCLYRKICDCGLKVRYDTDSEFALKIRMLLALAFVPVDKVTESFEALLDSDIYPQDVNPILDYLKIRGLVVLQDSHRR; from the coding sequence ATGATTTCCAGCCATTACGATGATAGAATGCTTATATTTGCAACTCAGAATAATTTGAGTCTACTTGAGAAGAGTGCAAATTTACAAGTGGACGGAACATTTAAAACTGTGCCTCAGTTATTTGAACAATTATATGCTGTACATGCTGTGAAGAATAATTACACCATTCCTGTGGTCTACGCCTTACTTCCAGATAAAAGGGCTGAAACTTATAGAAGATTATTTGCTCAAATTAAGTCTATGGTTCCAAATTTACAAGTTTCAACCATAACTTCAGACATTGAACTTGCAGCTATAACTGCCGTTAAAGAAGAATTCAACACAGCTTCTCATTATGGATGCCTTTTCCACTTAGGCCAGTGCTTGTATCGAAAGATATGTGATTGTGGTCTGAAAGTGAGATACGATACAGATTCcgaatttgctttaaaaattcgAATGCTGTTAGCCCTAGCCTTTGTCCCCGTTGACAAAGTTACTGAATCATTTGAAGCTttactagattcagatatatatcCTCAAGATGTAAATCCTATTTTAGATTATTTGAAGATTCGTGGATTGGTCGTCCTTCAAGACAGTCATCGACGTTAG